The Helianthus annuus cultivar XRQ/B chromosome 16, HanXRQr2.0-SUNRISE, whole genome shotgun sequence genome includes a window with the following:
- the LOC110885276 gene encoding signal recognition particle receptor subunit alpha homolog, whose amino-acid sequence MFSAGRTQDNEPLMRALSKLIYVNSPDLVLFVGEALVGNDAVDQLSKFNQKLTDMSPSQSPKLIDGILLTKFDTIDDKVGAALSMVYISGAPVMFIGRGQSYTDLKKLNVKAIVKAT is encoded by the exons ATGTTCTCAGCGGGTCGCACGCAG GACAATGAACCGTTGATGCGTGCACTATCCAAGCTTATATACGTCAACAGTCCAGATCTGGTACTTTTTGTCGGGGAAGCATTGGTCGGTAATGATGCTGTGGATCAACTCTCAAAGTTCAATCAG AAATTAACCGACATGTCACCCTCACAGAGCCCTAAGTTGATTGACGGGATCTTGCTAACCAAGTTTGATACCATAGATGATAAG GTTGGAGCTGCACTGTCTATGGTTTACATATCAGGAGCGCCTGTGATGTTTATCGGGCGTGGACAGTCTTATACAGATCTCAAAAAGCTGAATGTGAAGGCTATTGTGAAGGCTACTTAA